The Candidatus Melainabacteria bacterium genome includes a window with the following:
- a CDS encoding DNA-3-methyladenine glycosylase has protein sequence MRISIVTWLISILLKLALVDKFRLFDRAFYKRPTLIVAKELLGTKLCRRLPDGSVLQAPIVEVEAYTEDDPACHAFRGLTERNRVMFGLPGHAYVYFIYGMYFCLNVVTEPENTPAAVLIRAIGVTGGEGPGKLCRLWGIDKSHNGLDLCDLQSELFICKGDKVNKSDIEVSTRIGIKLAAERPWRFYLKGHPHVSGRKKR, from the coding sequence ATGCGCATCTCAATCGTCACCTGGTTGATATCGATTTTGCTAAAATTAGCCCTGGTGGACAAGTTCAGGTTATTTGATCGAGCTTTTTACAAGCGGCCGACTTTGATAGTTGCCAAAGAGCTGCTTGGCACGAAACTTTGCAGGCGTTTGCCGGACGGCTCGGTCCTGCAGGCACCCATTGTCGAGGTGGAGGCATACACTGAAGATGACCCTGCCTGTCATGCTTTTCGCGGATTAACCGAGCGCAACAGGGTGATGTTTGGGCTGCCCGGGCACGCCTATGTCTATTTTATATACGGCATGTATTTTTGCCTGAATGTCGTCACAGAGCCCGAAAACACACCGGCAGCGGTTCTGATTCGAGCAATAGGTGTAACGGGCGGTGAAGGACCCGGCAAACTTTGTCGGCTCTGGGGGATCGATAAGTCTCACAATGGGCTGGATTTGTGCGATTTACAATCCGAGCTTTTCATTTGCAAAGGCGATAAAGTGAACAAAAGCGACATCGAGGTTTCCACCCGGATTGGCATCAAGCTGGCTGCAGAAAGACCATGGCGCTTCTATTTGAAAGGACATCCGCATGTTTCGGGACGCAAGAAGAGATAG
- the rpoD gene encoding RNA polymerase sigma factor RpoD, which yields MAKAKSGDNEGRGMGGVLVEDENIAKRNELEELDLTDETDAFTIIDDEEDHLDDDDEPVELPSSREIATEDSVRLYLREIGRIQLLKPDEEIELARKILQGDMIAKRKLVQANLRLVVSIAKKYIGRGLSFLDLIQEGNLGLIRASEKFDHERGYKFSTYATWWIRQAITRALADKSRTIRVPVHMVETINKLKKVTRQLAQELNRKPTEQELAKSMDVSLVKLHEIIKAAKEPISLETPIGKEEDSRLGDFIEDAETDRPETTVTHELLRQDLAKMLNELTPRERDVLRLRFGLDDGRQRTLEEVGQLFAVTRERVRQIEFKALRKLRQPGRSSRLREYL from the coding sequence ATGGCTAAAGCAAAATCCGGAGACAATGAAGGCAGAGGAATGGGCGGAGTTCTCGTAGAAGATGAGAACATCGCAAAGCGCAACGAACTAGAAGAGCTGGATCTCACCGACGAAACCGATGCATTTACGATCATCGATGACGAAGAAGATCACCTCGATGATGACGATGAACCAGTAGAACTGCCTTCAAGCAGAGAAATCGCCACAGAAGATTCCGTTCGTTTGTATCTTCGCGAAATCGGTCGCATTCAACTGCTCAAACCAGACGAAGAAATTGAACTGGCTCGTAAAATTCTCCAGGGCGACATGATCGCTAAGAGAAAGCTGGTACAAGCCAACCTTCGCTTGGTTGTCTCAATCGCAAAGAAATATATTGGAAGAGGCCTGTCATTCCTGGACCTGATTCAAGAAGGCAACCTCGGCTTGATTCGTGCCTCTGAAAAGTTCGACCACGAGCGCGGCTACAAGTTCTCAACTTATGCCACCTGGTGGATCAGACAGGCTATCACCCGTGCACTGGCAGACAAATCGCGCACAATCCGCGTACCTGTGCACATGGTCGAAACAATCAACAAGCTGAAAAAAGTAACTCGTCAATTGGCGCAAGAACTCAACCGCAAGCCGACCGAGCAAGAACTCGCGAAGTCCATGGATGTTTCACTGGTCAAGTTGCACGAAATCATCAAGGCAGCCAAAGAACCGATTTCGCTGGAAACGCCGATCGGTAAGGAAGAAGATTCACGACTCGGCGATTTCATCGAAGATGCTGAAACAGACAGACCTGAAACAACCGTGACCCACGAGTTGCTCCGTCAGGATCTAGCTAAGATGCTGAACGAACTGACTCCACGTGAGCGTGATGTTCTCCGTCTGCGCTTCGGTCTGGACGATGGACGCCAGAGAACACTGGAAGAAGTCGGTCAACTGTTCGCAGTAACACGCGAGCGCGTAAGACAGATCGAGTTCAAGGCACTCAGAAAACTGAGACAGCCAGGAAGATCTTCTCGCCTGAGAGAATATCTCTAA
- a CDS encoding serine/threonine protein kinase produces MDTIQTDAGSNATNNASADATEHEDRAAANGAHSSGSAPTFPSEQFGPGDCIDERYQIVSVLGRGGCGCVYKVIQVALKKEFALKTLNPLSTSEVTTLRLHKEAQAASRLQHPNLVRAVDFGMIGGTQPYLVMDLVEGPTLSQYLKQHGKTSVKEALQLFLPLCSALAYAHEQGVVHRDLKPSNVILSGDSSGSMQFVPKIVDFGIAKLKSSDATHAMTLTATGDIFGTPLYMSPEQCMGTGVDGRSDIYALGCMLFETVTGAPPFAGTNALEIMMQHNTAKMPSLKEASLGESYPPALEKVIGRMLEKNPRDRYQDCTAVAKDLEAVARGDFKGISVSPESIALRQNRQLQLSTSLVSAAIGIIFGAILTFAAQQYLSPTSTREHDTKTTESTGTGVFDLDTGFSYYSTIAGTNKIFNFPSSQKHSLGKIYWWEAGKLRSVEARGRQTVPRDAKLIFSVDGVILVAPNIWPCFHPREFDGIVLAPHTCYVDPDPLNQSLRAISEQDKLRILTLSEKLMTAKSFYSFGGLTHLRWLTLRNILIDNVDGPLSGSKLAELENLQQLQVLQLENIVGITPALKKLAGGTGIRRLSIIECKLNTDDIALLPELHSLEVLNMHSDTIQEADFWRAVMKMPNLKQLILEANLVEKLNPEALSKLHLTLVTDVAKLPPSVKKAIESNHAIKLIDDPDAVKSGGDLFDPLKSDPDAVLSPS; encoded by the coding sequence GTGGACACAATTCAGACCGACGCTGGTTCGAATGCGACCAACAATGCGAGTGCAGATGCGACTGAGCATGAAGACCGTGCTGCCGCAAACGGCGCCCATTCATCAGGTTCTGCCCCAACGTTCCCGTCGGAACAGTTCGGACCAGGGGATTGCATCGATGAGCGCTACCAGATCGTCTCGGTGCTGGGACGAGGTGGCTGCGGCTGCGTCTATAAAGTAATTCAAGTTGCCCTGAAAAAAGAGTTTGCCTTGAAAACCCTTAACCCTCTCAGTACCTCAGAAGTGACTACACTTAGACTGCACAAAGAGGCTCAAGCAGCAAGCCGCCTGCAACATCCCAACCTGGTTCGAGCCGTCGACTTCGGAATGATCGGCGGCACTCAGCCGTATCTCGTCATGGACCTCGTGGAAGGTCCGACACTGAGCCAATACTTGAAACAGCATGGCAAGACATCGGTTAAGGAAGCGCTTCAACTTTTCCTCCCCCTGTGCAGCGCCCTCGCCTACGCACATGAGCAGGGCGTTGTTCACCGAGACCTTAAACCCAGCAACGTCATTTTGTCTGGTGATTCATCGGGTTCTATGCAGTTCGTCCCGAAGATCGTAGACTTCGGCATTGCAAAATTGAAGTCATCCGATGCCACGCACGCAATGACACTGACTGCAACGGGCGACATTTTCGGCACGCCGCTCTACATGAGCCCTGAACAGTGCATGGGAACGGGAGTGGATGGTCGGAGCGATATTTACGCTCTGGGCTGCATGTTATTTGAAACTGTGACTGGTGCACCACCGTTTGCAGGAACTAACGCACTCGAAATTATGATGCAACACAATACGGCCAAAATGCCTTCCCTGAAGGAAGCGTCTCTCGGAGAGTCGTACCCACCAGCTCTGGAGAAAGTAATTGGTCGGATGCTCGAGAAAAATCCCAGAGATCGCTATCAAGATTGCACCGCCGTAGCAAAAGATCTGGAAGCGGTTGCCCGGGGAGACTTCAAAGGCATCAGTGTCTCGCCCGAATCCATCGCACTGCGCCAGAATCGACAGTTGCAATTGTCTACATCGCTGGTGAGCGCCGCCATAGGTATTATATTCGGTGCAATTCTCACTTTTGCCGCGCAACAGTACTTAAGCCCGACATCCACGCGTGAACATGACACTAAGACAACTGAGTCGACAGGTACAGGTGTATTCGACCTGGATACAGGGTTTTCATACTATTCAACTATCGCCGGGACCAACAAAATCTTCAACTTCCCAAGCTCACAAAAGCACAGCCTGGGCAAGATTTACTGGTGGGAAGCGGGCAAATTGAGAAGCGTCGAAGCCAGAGGACGTCAAACAGTACCGCGCGACGCGAAACTCATTTTTTCCGTAGATGGAGTTATTCTGGTTGCTCCGAACATCTGGCCTTGTTTTCATCCACGCGAGTTTGACGGTATAGTTCTCGCTCCTCACACTTGCTATGTCGATCCAGATCCACTCAATCAGTCTTTACGCGCCATATCTGAGCAAGACAAATTGAGAATCTTGACTCTATCCGAAAAATTGATGACGGCAAAATCCTTCTACAGTTTCGGCGGCCTTACTCACCTTCGCTGGCTGACTCTGCGAAACATACTGATAGATAACGTCGATGGCCCACTTAGCGGGTCAAAATTAGCGGAATTGGAAAATCTTCAACAATTACAAGTACTACAACTAGAGAACATTGTCGGCATAACGCCTGCTCTCAAGAAGCTAGCAGGTGGAACTGGCATACGCCGGCTCTCGATCATCGAATGCAAGCTGAACACAGACGACATAGCACTTTTACCCGAATTGCATTCTCTAGAAGTCTTAAATATGCACTCTGATACCATTCAAGAAGCTGATTTCTGGCGAGCAGTCATGAAAATGCCTAACCTGAAGCAGCTGATTCTTGAGGCAAACTTGGTGGAGAAACTCAATCCTGAAGCACTTTCCAAATTGCACCTGACTCTCGTAACCGATGTCGCCAAGTTGCCACCCTCTGTTAAGAAAGCAATTGAGAGCAACCATGCAATCAAACTCATAGATGATCCCGATGCTGTTAAATCTGGGGGCGATCTCTTTGATCCACTTAAATCTGATCCCGATGCCGTCTTGAGTCCAAGCTGA
- a CDS encoding response regulator has translation MSHVLFSHCLPVRCRRLLSLKRCTIVVESLPLILIVEDEPEIRRFLRVSLTTNGYQVAEATRGQEALNLVADKTPDLIILDLGLPDMDGSDVARKVREWSHVPMIVLSARNQEVDKVRAFDLGADDYLTKPFGVYELLARIKVALRHASLAKMDQREPIFAAGQIRIDMAKRLVFLNDAEVHLTPNEYKLLLALVQNPGKLVSQQQLLREVWGPGYAKEGHYLRVYMGQLRRKLEVDPANPRHLITEPGLGYRFCE, from the coding sequence ATGTCACACGTTTTGTTTTCACATTGCCTGCCAGTGAGATGCCGCCGACTGTTGTCGCTGAAGAGGTGCACAATAGTGGTTGAGTCTCTGCCGTTGATTCTGATTGTTGAGGATGAACCCGAGATTCGTCGCTTTCTGCGAGTTAGCCTGACTACCAATGGCTATCAGGTGGCTGAGGCGACTCGCGGGCAGGAAGCATTGAATCTAGTGGCAGATAAGACGCCTGACTTGATCATCCTTGACCTGGGATTGCCCGATATGGATGGCAGCGACGTCGCCAGGAAAGTCCGAGAATGGTCTCACGTGCCTATGATCGTTCTCTCTGCCCGCAATCAGGAAGTGGATAAGGTCAGAGCTTTTGACCTTGGTGCCGACGATTATCTAACCAAACCTTTCGGGGTTTATGAGTTGCTTGCCCGAATTAAAGTAGCACTCAGGCATGCCAGCCTGGCGAAGATGGATCAGCGGGAACCTATTTTTGCGGCCGGTCAAATTCGTATCGACATGGCTAAGCGTCTCGTCTTTCTAAATGATGCAGAGGTGCACCTGACTCCTAACGAATATAAGTTGCTGCTTGCACTCGTGCAGAACCCTGGCAAGCTTGTCAGTCAGCAACAATTGCTGCGAGAAGTATGGGGACCTGGTTATGCCAAAGAAGGTCATTACTTGAGGGTTTATATGGGGCAGTTGCGCCGAAAACTCGAGGTCGACCCGGCTAATCCCAGACATTTGATCACCGAACCTGGTCTTGGATATCGCTTTTGCGAGTGA
- a CDS encoding diguanylate cyclase, which translates to MTASKNSQEQVLPEKEEFFDAIRRHICQALGFDFVFVDYVREPEIINLISFSAEDEDTEAREFVGTLSDENQQPLTVANTHVAQDVKKTQRPWIGKAYMASGAVPAEPESELDDDDEDSDGLSAEKEGYPYSIVPILQTPHGNAGTVRGLIRVLSFDPTREITQQDLATLKLMGEHLSTKMSQFAPNSDAQPAEANRVSFDSEFVLIVHSNRLVRRRYSRILGEKYQVLEADSADKATEALQNNRVDLIVLDSEVKGKSGYAFCRVLKESNQFKHVPVILVTSDTNPTARVDGLNVGADDCLSESCFDSELLARVKSSMRHRKTERELAIQLQLLEDYAQRLEQATEHLSQDKQLQLKRNRELELLRWESDILRSQDTLLHRISNTIRQSFNITENLHKMLEAFSGWFNLDCCFVVLPSDDEPEDSIRSEYFADEEYQLMQQDVDLRTLEVFKQHFQGEQLLMANDAAHDRRLEPFRKDALPNYHFFSLFFVPITYEQKLLGLLGGYKCESQANWNRDNEAFLKSVADQVATGVTNARLYARVQRQATTDGLTGLYNHRTGQEKLAEQLRLAERYQRNLAVVMLDVDHFKSINDNYGHPAGDSVLKAVAKLVKSNCRDVDLPVRYGGEEFLVVLPEVNQEGAAVVAERIRKSLSQEIIHHEDIQISVTGSFGIAAFPEDAHNQQHLLDLADKALYLSKRLGRNQVHTAGDLMFEEISPSKPPEQPPRADTQRKNEAESSADETTEKSGQEKDVSPPAVVTNSGQFTLPQNTYADFVPTAVSAAAEQKEELVPEVVDMVKALATALYSKSDYNKQHHLETARLSELLAKVMGLSQQQVEQIRVAGLLHDVGTLSIPADLINKPGKYNADEREIINQHAVLGAQLLRPIRALRDICEILENHHERWDGTGYPRGLKGEEIPLPARIVSIVDSYHAMISDRPYRPAMTREQAIQTLKNGAGLQWDPFLVDIFVAVLASLNDPRSAPLSAPTPATPRVEALTNDQSKPAPQAASNSAQSLSVPTTEQSADSSVNQSPLESAETASHTVEKVEDDGSEQPVLNARQRLLQHSQQHQPLQLAQQDSSASGDRTDASETPSRPASDIDTSDNLTPVSGNISVTAQVSSGREIDDLKDEEFGESEDEEQDDDDDYEDEASPASLSPTTQSAQPQGTPSALEQLRRIPPEQQAAIFHQASQRASELPAHAQQGLAPQRSDSQAPMNPATPVQAAPTHTAPQSASAQAPTQAPAAVPHAPATPVVQNASALFSRAPYDASAQRPQPLPQQQAPGQNISQPPPQQPAPGQHISQPLPQQPAPAQHISQPLPQQPAPAQHSQPMPQPQAPAQHISQPLPQQQASGQHISQPLPQQQASGQHISQPLPQQQAPAQHISQPLPQQQSPAQHISQPLPQQPQPNSQFSQQQRAFPSPTQNQQQTAQQPSSAAQPVTPNTVPQPTAPQTPQTHNLFPHLQQLQNQPGQNPAVWQQPYASQSPYANPTEQKPASQPAQQELSAQQPTAEQDSEQFYEEP; encoded by the coding sequence GTGACCGCAAGTAAAAATTCTCAAGAGCAAGTGCTTCCTGAAAAGGAAGAATTTTTTGACGCAATCAGGCGGCACATTTGCCAGGCTCTTGGGTTCGACTTTGTTTTCGTAGATTACGTGCGCGAGCCCGAAATCATCAACTTGATCTCGTTTTCGGCAGAAGATGAAGATACGGAAGCACGAGAATTTGTCGGCACACTGAGTGATGAGAATCAGCAACCCCTCACTGTAGCGAACACTCACGTGGCGCAGGATGTGAAGAAGACCCAGCGTCCGTGGATTGGCAAGGCTTACATGGCATCAGGCGCGGTGCCCGCTGAACCAGAGTCGGAGCTCGACGATGACGACGAAGATTCTGATGGATTGTCAGCTGAGAAAGAAGGTTACCCTTACTCAATCGTTCCGATTCTCCAAACACCGCATGGCAATGCCGGCACGGTGCGGGGATTGATTCGCGTTCTTTCGTTTGATCCGACGCGCGAAATTACTCAGCAAGATCTAGCCACTTTGAAATTGATGGGCGAACATCTCAGCACCAAGATGTCACAGTTTGCACCCAATAGCGACGCGCAACCAGCGGAAGCCAACCGGGTATCTTTCGACAGCGAATTTGTACTGATTGTTCACTCGAATCGCCTCGTGCGCAGAAGATATTCTCGAATTCTAGGCGAGAAATACCAGGTACTCGAAGCAGACAGTGCGGACAAAGCGACGGAAGCTCTGCAAAACAATCGCGTTGACTTGATAGTCCTGGATTCCGAGGTGAAAGGCAAATCAGGCTACGCATTCTGCCGTGTCCTCAAGGAATCAAATCAATTCAAACACGTGCCTGTGATCTTAGTCACTTCCGACACCAATCCCACAGCCAGAGTGGATGGACTCAACGTCGGTGCAGATGACTGCTTATCAGAATCTTGCTTCGACTCCGAGTTACTCGCCCGGGTCAAATCGTCAATGCGTCACCGCAAAACTGAACGCGAGCTGGCCATTCAATTACAACTGCTCGAAGATTATGCTCAGCGTCTGGAGCAAGCAACCGAGCATCTCTCACAAGACAAGCAACTGCAACTAAAGCGAAACAGAGAGCTGGAGCTGCTTCGGTGGGAATCTGACATTTTACGTTCGCAGGATACCTTGCTGCATCGCATCAGCAACACAATCAGACAATCATTCAACATAACCGAGAACTTGCACAAAATGCTGGAGGCTTTCTCCGGCTGGTTCAATTTGGATTGCTGCTTTGTTGTGCTGCCGAGCGATGATGAGCCGGAAGATTCAATCAGATCAGAATATTTCGCCGACGAAGAATATCAACTGATGCAGCAAGATGTTGATTTGAGAACACTGGAAGTGTTCAAACAGCATTTCCAGGGCGAACAGCTGCTTATGGCTAATGATGCCGCGCACGATCGCCGTCTCGAGCCATTCCGCAAAGATGCTTTGCCAAACTATCACTTCTTTTCGCTGTTCTTCGTTCCTATTACGTATGAGCAGAAACTGCTCGGGTTACTGGGTGGTTACAAATGCGAATCGCAAGCGAACTGGAACCGCGACAATGAAGCATTCCTGAAATCAGTGGCAGACCAGGTGGCGACCGGGGTTACCAACGCCAGACTGTATGCCCGAGTGCAACGTCAAGCCACTACAGATGGTTTGACCGGGCTGTATAACCACCGCACCGGTCAAGAGAAACTGGCTGAACAGCTGCGTCTGGCAGAAAGATATCAGCGCAACCTGGCCGTGGTCATGTTGGATGTGGACCACTTCAAATCAATCAACGATAACTATGGACACCCTGCCGGCGACTCCGTTTTGAAGGCAGTGGCTAAGCTCGTAAAGAGCAATTGCCGAGACGTCGACTTGCCGGTGAGATATGGCGGAGAAGAGTTTCTCGTCGTGCTTCCCGAAGTTAATCAGGAAGGGGCGGCTGTAGTGGCGGAACGTATCCGCAAGAGCCTTTCGCAGGAAATTATTCACCACGAAGACATTCAGATCTCCGTCACCGGAAGCTTTGGTATTGCCGCTTTTCCAGAAGACGCGCACAACCAGCAGCACTTGCTTGACCTGGCTGATAAGGCTCTGTACCTCTCGAAGCGGCTTGGTCGAAACCAGGTTCATACTGCCGGCGACTTGATGTTCGAAGAAATCAGTCCCAGCAAGCCGCCGGAACAGCCGCCTCGTGCCGATACACAGCGTAAGAACGAAGCTGAATCGTCGGCTGATGAGACGACAGAAAAGTCGGGGCAGGAAAAGGATGTTTCGCCACCAGCAGTGGTGACCAACTCCGGTCAATTCACCTTGCCTCAGAATACATATGCTGATTTCGTTCCTACAGCAGTGTCTGCGGCTGCAGAACAGAAAGAGGAACTGGTCCCTGAAGTTGTCGACATGGTCAAAGCACTGGCCACCGCCCTTTACTCCAAATCTGATTACAACAAGCAACATCATCTGGAGACGGCACGACTGAGCGAACTCCTGGCGAAAGTAATGGGACTCAGCCAGCAGCAAGTGGAGCAAATCAGAGTCGCCGGGCTCTTGCATGACGTTGGCACGCTGTCGATTCCGGCTGATTTGATCAATAAACCAGGCAAATATAACGCCGACGAGCGCGAAATTATCAATCAACATGCAGTACTCGGTGCGCAACTGCTCAGACCGATTCGTGCTCTGCGCGACATATGCGAAATCCTCGAAAACCACCACGAACGTTGGGATGGAACGGGATATCCTCGAGGACTAAAGGGAGAAGAGATACCGCTACCCGCCCGCATCGTATCAATCGTCGATTCTTATCACGCCATGATTTCGGATCGACCTTATCGACCGGCAATGACTCGCGAACAGGCGATTCAAACATTGAAAAATGGTGCCGGTCTTCAATGGGATCCTTTCCTGGTCGACATCTTTGTTGCCGTGCTTGCCAGCTTGAACGATCCACGCTCTGCTCCGCTCTCAGCACCGACGCCTGCGACTCCGCGAGTCGAAGCACTGACGAATGACCAGTCGAAACCAGCACCTCAAGCCGCATCGAATTCGGCTCAGTCACTGAGCGTGCCCACCACCGAACAATCAGCCGACAGCTCTGTCAACCAGTCGCCGCTTGAATCAGCTGAAACAGCCAGCCACACTGTTGAGAAAGTTGAGGATGACGGCAGCGAACAACCAGTCCTCAATGCTCGCCAACGCCTTCTGCAACACAGCCAACAGCACCAACCCTTGCAATTGGCGCAGCAGGACTCTTCGGCATCCGGAGATAGAACAGATGCGAGCGAAACGCCTTCTCGCCCTGCTTCCGATATTGACACCAGCGATAACTTAACGCCTGTGTCCGGAAACATTTCCGTGACTGCGCAAGTTTCATCAGGAAGAGAAATTGACGACCTCAAAGACGAAGAATTCGGGGAATCTGAAGATGAAGAACAGGACGATGACGATGACTATGAGGATGAGGCAAGCCCAGCTTCACTAAGTCCTACCACTCAAAGTGCTCAGCCTCAAGGCACTCCAAGCGCTTTAGAACAACTCCGACGAATACCGCCTGAACAACAAGCTGCTATCTTCCATCAGGCCAGTCAAAGAGCTAGCGAATTGCCGGCTCACGCACAGCAAGGTCTGGCGCCCCAGCGCTCAGACAGCCAGGCGCCTATGAACCCAGCTACTCCTGTGCAAGCAGCTCCCACGCACACAGCCCCTCAATCTGCTTCCGCCCAAGCTCCCACTCAAGCACCCGCTGCGGTGCCGCATGCGCCAGCGACTCCGGTAGTCCAGAACGCATCAGCTTTGTTCAGTCGGGCTCCCTACGATGCATCCGCACAACGTCCACAGCCTCTTCCACAGCAGCAGGCTCCCGGGCAGAACATCTCGCAGCCACCGCCGCAGCAACCCGCTCCCGGACAACACATCTCGCAGCCACTGCCGCAGCAGCCCGCTCCGGCGCAGCACATCTCGCAGCCACTGCCGCAGCAGCCCGCTCCGGCGCAGCACTCTCAGCCAATGCCGCAGCCACAAGCTCCTGCGCAGCACATCTCTCAGCCTCTGCCACAGCAACAAGCTTCGGGACAGCACATCTCCCAGCCTCTGCCGCAGCAACAAGCTTCGGGACAGCATATCTCCCAGCCCCTACCGCAGCAACAAGCTCCAGCGCAGCACATCTCTCAGCCCCTGCCGCAGCAACAATCTCCAGCGCAGCACATCTCTCAGCCTCTGCCGCAGCAACCGCAGCCGAACTCACAATTCTCGCAACAGCAACGTGCGTTCCCCTCTCCGACTCAGAACCAGCAGCAAACAGCACAGCAACCATCATCTGCAGCACAGCCGGTCACACCGAATACGGTGCCCCAACCTACTGCACCGCAGACGCCACAAACACACAACTTATTTCCTCATCTACAGCAGCTGCAAAACCAACCCGGGCAGAACCCAGCGGTTTGGCAGCAACCGTATGCATCGCAGTCGCCATACGCAAATCCAACTGAACAAAAACCAGCCAGTCAGCCGGCGCAGCAAGAACTGTCCGCACAACAGCCGACTGCCGAGCAAGACTCAGAGCAATTCTACGAAGAGCCTTAG
- a CDS encoding DUF4118 domain-containing protein translates to MRFFGQNPREFIYGLVLVILCSAIAAIMSEYVHQPATLLIVYMIGIVYAATRFSETATYCTCLLSLIAYDTLFLSARGQLTLLDRDSLFTIAGVVVVTVVIARMSSATRREFTEAVEKEAETQLIYNMSCDLANTHDAERLASIACNHITRSFDRPTLLFVLADDGVLKPCKHTKASADQLAAAKMCLEQKQMCKIGSSETHSQGIYLPLKGSLSIVGVLAVTGSELDSITSHSTRLLETLANQAALAIERSVHWDTAEKRKVLMETIKMRNALLSSVSHDIRTPLAAIMGAASVLKDDSGAVTVEVSRELGASIFGEADRLNRFLLNLLDMTRLESGSVRLHKEWNSIEECFGAAISRTREQLAPFKIVTKIPADLPLILMDALLIEQVLVNLLDNAAKYAISGTEIVMTAEIEDAVVKVSVLNHGMGIEEGEEEKIFDKFYRSGSNDTISGIGLGLTICRSIIHFHGGKIWAERVQANVTRFVFTLPASEMPPTVVAEEVHNSG, encoded by the coding sequence ATGCGTTTCTTCGGGCAAAATCCAAGAGAATTCATATACGGTTTGGTGCTTGTTATTCTTTGCAGCGCCATCGCTGCGATTATGAGTGAATATGTACATCAGCCGGCTACTTTGCTGATCGTTTACATGATAGGCATCGTCTATGCTGCCACCAGATTTAGTGAGACCGCTACATATTGCACATGTCTTCTCAGTCTCATCGCCTATGACACTTTATTCCTGTCTGCACGCGGGCAATTAACGCTGCTCGACCGAGATTCATTGTTTACTATTGCCGGTGTTGTCGTAGTCACTGTTGTCATTGCGCGAATGTCTTCCGCAACTAGACGTGAATTTACGGAAGCTGTCGAGAAAGAAGCTGAAACTCAATTGATCTACAACATGAGTTGCGATCTGGCGAACACTCATGATGCAGAACGACTTGCGTCAATTGCTTGCAATCACATCACCCGGAGTTTCGACAGACCGACCCTTTTGTTTGTTCTCGCTGACGACGGAGTTCTGAAACCCTGTAAACATACTAAGGCTTCCGCCGATCAACTGGCCGCTGCCAAAATGTGCCTGGAGCAGAAACAGATGTGCAAAATTGGCTCCAGTGAGACGCACAGCCAGGGCATTTACTTGCCTCTGAAGGGTTCGCTTTCAATTGTTGGTGTACTTGCAGTGACTGGCTCTGAACTTGATTCAATCACCAGCCATTCCACCCGATTACTTGAAACGCTGGCAAATCAAGCAGCTCTTGCTATTGAGCGTTCTGTACACTGGGACACTGCCGAAAAAAGAAAAGTCCTGATGGAAACTATCAAGATGAGAAACGCTTTGCTCAGCTCCGTCTCGCATGACATTCGCACTCCCCTGGCTGCCATAATGGGGGCGGCCAGTGTATTGAAAGATGACAGCGGCGCTGTCACGGTCGAAGTGAGTCGCGAGCTGGGCGCTTCCATTTTCGGCGAAGCAGATCGCCTGAATAGATTTCTTTTGAACTTGCTCGACATGACCAGATTGGAATCAGGTTCTGTCAGGTTGCATAAAGAATGGAACAGCATCGAAGAGTGTTTTGGTGCTGCGATAAGCCGCACTCGAGAACAACTTGCGCCATTCAAAATTGTCACTAAGATTCCCGCCGATTTGCCGCTCATTCTTATGGATGCTTTGTTGATTGAGCAAGTTCTGGTCAACTTGCTGGACAATGCCGCTAAATATGCCATCTCCGGTACTGAGATTGTCATGACTGCTGAAATCGAAGACGCAGTCGTGAAGGTGTCGGTGCTCAATCACGGAATGGGCATTGAGGAAGGCGAAGAAGAGAAAATTTTCGACAAGTTTTATCGTTCGGGGTCGAACGACACTATATCTGGTATCGGTTTGGGTCTCACTATTTGTCGAAGCATCATTCACTTCCATGGAGGCAAAATCTGGGCTGAGCGTGTGCAAGCTAATGTCACACGTTTTGTTTTCACATTGCCTGCCAGTGAGATGCCGCCGACTGTTGTCGCTGAAGAGGTGCACAATAGTGGTTGA